CGGCTTCGCGTCGTCTACAATCGATACAGCCAACACGTCGGTCTCGGAGAATGACTATTTCGTCGTCGAGCTGCCCTCCGGATTGACGATGCGGCGCGCCACTTCGCGGACGAACGTGACACTGTCCCGCGCTCTGCGGCTGTCGCGGTTCGAGCTCTCGCTCGAGACCGACAGCGCGCGCACCGACATGACCGGCCGCGTCGACGGGGACTCGGTCCTCTTCGTTCATTCGACGACGTCGCCCACGTCGGATACGACGCGGATTGCGATCACCGAGCCGCTCCTCCTGCCGACGCTCGTTCCGCTCGTGGTCGGCCTGGCTGAGAAACCGTCCATCGGCAAGCGATACGTGTTGCCCGTTTTCGACCCGGCGGCGAGAGCGTCGCGCAGCGTCGGCTATTCGATTCGCGCCGAGTCGCTCTTCATCCTGACGGACAGCGCGGTGCTCGACACGACGGTGACGCCCGCGATCTGGCGCGGTGCGCATCCCGACACGGTGCGCGCGTGGCAAGTCATACCCGACTCCGGAGTCGACATCGGCTTTTCCGGATGGATCGACGAGCAGGGACGCATCGTCGCGACGTCGCAGTTGGGGATCGAGCTTCGCCGGCAGCCCTACGAATTGGCGTTTCGAAACTGGCAGAACGATCCGCTGGCGCACGCGTCCGACGCGAGCCACGTGATCGGCACAACGGTGATCGCCGCGGGAAAGACTCCGAAAGGCGACAGACGGATCGACTCGCTGGTCGTTCGTCTCGACAACGTCGATCCCAAGCTCCGGCTGCGGCTCACGGGCGCGGGACAGCGGGCGTCCCACGACACGATTTTCGCGTCGACCGCCGACGAAAACGTGCTCTCCGTGGCGACCACACTGGGTCCGCCCTCCAAGATCGGACTCGCGCCGCTCGCGGCGACGATCACGCGCGGAAGCATCGAGCCCGAGGTCGTCACGAAACGACTCATTGCGTGGGTGCGCGACTCCATTCGGCCCCACGTGTCGTTCGAGATGTCGACGCCCCAGCACGTCCTCCTCACGAGGGCCGGGGATTGTAACGAACTCACCCAGCTTTTCGTCGCTCTAGCGCGCGCACGTGGCCTCACGGCTCGCCCTGTAACGGGTCTCTTGTACGTGGACGGGAAGTTCTATTACCACGCCTGGGCCGAGGTGCTGCTGAAGGACTGGGTTCCTGTCGATCCTATGCTTGGTCAGGCGCCGGCCGACGCCGCGCACATCCGGCTGATGCAGGGGTTGGCGCTTCGGACGGATTTGATTCGCCGCTGGGCCGGGCTCGACGTGAACGTCGTGTCGGTGAAGGAAACTCCACGCAAGAGTGAGACGACCCACCGATGATCAAGCTGACCAATCTCACGAAGCGGTACGGAGCGTTCACCGCGGTCAACGGCATCAACCTCGAGGTGCCGAAGGGAGAACTGTTCGGATTTCTCGGGCCGAACGGCGCCGGCAAGACGACGACGCTGCGCATGATCGCCGGCATCCTTCGCCCGACGAGCGGCAAGGCGGAAGTTGGCGGCATCGACGTCGTGGCCAGCCCGGTCGCGGCGAAGTCGAGGCTCGGATTCATTCCTGACCGCCCGTTCATTTATGAAAAGCTGACCGGCGGCGAGTTCCTGCGCTTCGTCGCCGGTCTATACGACCAGCAAGGCCCCGAGATCGAGCACCGCGGCCGCGAGCTGCTCGCGCTGTTCGACCTCGAGGCCTGGCGCGACGAGATGGTCGAGAGCTACAGCCACGGCATGCGGCAGAAGCTGATCATCGCGAGCGCGTTCGTGCACCGCCCGGAAGTCATCGTCGTCGACGAGCCGATGGTCGGCCTCGACCCGAAGGCGGCGCGCATTCTCAAGGATCTGTTCAAGGAATACACGCGGCGCGGCCACACCATCATGATGTCGACGCACACGCTCGAAGTCGCCGAGGCGATGTGCGACCGCATCGGCATCATTCAGGGCGGCGTGATCCGCGCCTGCGGAACGATGGATGATTTGCGCGCGCACGCCGAGTCGGGCATGGACGGGCTCGAGCAGATCTTCCTGCGCCTCACCGGCGAGAACGCCGCCCGCGCGCTGGTCGATGTCCTCGATGCCTGAGCAGGCGGCGGCTCCGTCGCTGCCGGATCCATCGACGGCGCACCTGCTGAGCCCCAAGTGGCTCACCGCCCGCGCGCACCGCGAGTCGGGACGCCGAGCGCGCACGATCTTCCTGCTGGTCTTCGGGTTCGTGTTCTGGACGTTCATCTACCTGATGCTCTACCGGCTGCTCAGCTATCTGCAGAAGCAGCCGGAGATCGGAACGCTCATCGCCGGCAAGGTGCTCGGCCTGATCCTCGCCGGGTTCTTCTCGA
The Gemmatimonadaceae bacterium genome window above contains:
- a CDS encoding ABC transporter ATP-binding protein, with the protein product MIKLTNLTKRYGAFTAVNGINLEVPKGELFGFLGPNGAGKTTTLRMIAGILRPTSGKAEVGGIDVVASPVAAKSRLGFIPDRPFIYEKLTGGEFLRFVAGLYDQQGPEIEHRGRELLALFDLEAWRDEMVESYSHGMRQKLIIASAFVHRPEVIVVDEPMVGLDPKAARILKDLFKEYTRRGHTIMMSTHTLEVAEAMCDRIGIIQGGVIRACGTMDDLRAHAESGMDGLEQIFLRLTGENAARALVDVLDA
- a CDS encoding transglutaminase-like domain-containing protein; amino-acid sequence: MKRRTIAGIAIIAAWSGGVGVLVQHEYFRPRLERLAEAATRVAPATMYYAAMHGGRQVGFASSTIDTANTSVSENDYFVVELPSGLTMRRATSRTNVTLSRALRLSRFELSLETDSARTDMTGRVDGDSVLFVHSTTSPTSDTTRIAITEPLLLPTLVPLVVGLAEKPSIGKRYVLPVFDPAARASRSVGYSIRAESLFILTDSAVLDTTVTPAIWRGAHPDTVRAWQVIPDSGVDIGFSGWIDEQGRIVATSQLGIELRRQPYELAFRNWQNDPLAHASDASHVIGTTVIAAGKTPKGDRRIDSLVVRLDNVDPKLRLRLTGAGQRASHDTIFASTADENVLSVATTLGPPSKIGLAPLAATITRGSIEPEVVTKRLIAWVRDSIRPHVSFEMSTPQHVLLTRAGDCNELTQLFVALARARGLTARPVTGLLYVDGKFYYHAWAEVLLKDWVPVDPMLGQAPADAAHIRLMQGLALRTDLIRRWAGLDVNVVSVKETPRKSETTHR